In Drosophila pseudoobscura strain MV-25-SWS-2005 chromosome 4, UCI_Dpse_MV25, whole genome shotgun sequence, the following proteins share a genomic window:
- the LOC6902632 gene encoding uncharacterized protein isoform X8, with product MATSTLQSPAASPSPSSTPSSVKNPQLKRVVYSKYRELLGSYNDKANAIIDTLPAYMVRQDRGFQLSELPLTADTKNCMESSYGQRGAGGGGSGGGGYEAPACVQNAMMTKDKKPFTYTPGGIDLSQIRSERMAKRLARNAQSEGATGAAQQNRPAQPQSPGGAPNAANAMGAAAMGMPFQVLPPPPPPPQPQTQGKNGSQFGAAAAAAPPPPPPQQPSTLAPPTGRLSAPGSPATARKSPTPQRFEPPPLGFRPEIKIPANPMAALRKVPPPVEKNTFWKDEYVKDRSKSPLPETTSTTSNQNGDYNGSNGSNYNNSDAVDGPKSFDNSSNNNCNSYSPYTPTQPQQPKTPPMQQQQQQQQAYQQQQYPTPPATPLQYQQEQQSPRQEFRSVAMPTSPAVSVYTRQTESPRSPFERQTESPRSPFEQQRSPAANSPLANAPQQQQQQQQQQQQQQQQQQQQQQQAAQSVPWRTQRAQPAPQQQQAPQHPQPIYNNVQQQQQQQQQQQQQQQQQQQQRSRDVFSPGRIETSAATNFNAQPLQQQNFGQQQTQYPGAAKPTNVGSLYIAPLAQPTEPQAQRILLQQQQQTPSRDSPMRQLPQQQQQQLQQQQQQQPQQPQSNQPLRWLSSQPASKEQAPWARPEENGNVLPSTLRQTTPAPQSQPQQPPQSQTSFYQPQLVQGNGYGPTAGPVSAPSAAIGQQNFGSHPQAGGLRLQINLNTNGSNNNTTQSGPRERIIPITLEQTPTYAAAQPNFGGNGVLAQNRFTPQRYDTPQQQSQQYVPPSEQQVPEPKKYTGSAIPSRSFKILQAMTTPENAEHKIHTELDSDLENVELNEIPNNNNYNQNTENTENTQNNNHNQHNNEINSKTNKRHSYTSSTPTPTPTTDHTQATYSSNSSLSSADSSCPPRSQSVPPHYPYAYGYPYPWYMPPPPGDAAPMAPSHWPYPYPYPPPPPPPHHAVEGKPADVYPPYSYYYPYPYPPTMPPYGQPPSGGDAQPPAGYPPFHAMPPYGHPYPYPVAPSYSQSSNDESRASSVLPDIIITPSTDDMPSQVIMQHHIKVEPRDSPKRAHSVEIEELVSRPKTRNICTSKHEVIDMLSQRLANINKIAGGNTHANLSKQLQKDYAGEQSKELGARSPSENASIDDSDSEEETSDDEDEEEDTPKHASRPAPLQAIKSVTNVQVYKGKALDQHLDSESSDNEDDDDEDEDVTTADEMFDEEEQVEEEQEALIEEIDDDYVVEEDLSVIYEEESELERSSEYAKTVIRRDDSRSTLVDDIEKQIEDNDNDDDDESNSVTVRLPLRFSFSRSSNDEKIATVQVGNTTQIEEKRQSIVNSAESKRSSFSVAKVESADEDEDDDCEVSVTISLSNSSRSNSVEKYRPTEAYSVEEMATPLKGSKEDVSASFSLGMRNKLLGETIANDVTNNISRAKAEPEPQAKTVEETVNAPTEDFDFFATLMATKMQAQKMMEQSKNFWKTTNTEPAPLEPKVKATDTPQLRAKENSAEPKPARPKSADMSKAQASLEAAKNSFWSTFATASQEQEQPAPPMENQEGMDFWGSIDKKKKIESGEKQWTKNKKTVTYTPLKKETATRVEHWTTTLRAHVESMPLAQKAEVHFVVEEKPMEIEKTKEQEQNEDFSASEDQSRAAYKEDLENELTFEAEMDNWNGQQDEQQDEEDADFWADNKSTASSNEDEKASGRFAYDPTKYPEEPREVDTDEEIDFWAEIEAKRKPDDDDDVTFHRSATFWARKERQNSVEETPYKPVEIKAFRAKLPDEPAVAIDVWATLEAARGTEPEIVDPVVEEEKVLAEQYEELHHDTPEEEEKEETQDQPVDEVPESNLHMVDTMSLASMHEPATVYTWAAPLEESYEDVGEPDFWADIEEDRAKKEQGEEVEQKRHNYRKAMAFFNTSIDGQQSPPQPSTSPTPNRHSVILEAEESQDLDLGPPGEYEIVGEDGAIMEEHKPQTAEADEEERGAPTPTNFEPHLPELYVEPEPEMKRLANGLPDLDVDKFSEAPKISVRDRISAFEVSSDQDAPSSKALTIQSLSVDSGHGKGTLSRNSSTQRSESEIEEDDSGVTDMNRQLSETDTESESFPELRKMTSYQRAATHSRLFKLLQDENDLPEAAAQADEFQLKPSRRKIVHNVSITRRQNPNALGEAESMTQRRERLSLPLRKNTSIDADNPSTPNSPASPIMGPSAKNQRVVSDKLVNELVQSLLLKSDSTHLRNLPMERLQAAAKRALVEEMDSAQENSSLDSTPAPTPKQDKEYADYYNSWCDASGSGEEVVPSKAFRALQDPRRSPWTVRCPRVLSSKTINRDLARVTESPEIASGRGSKSPECFRQQSQSRERSVSSWRRV from the exons CTATGGACAACGcggggcaggaggaggcggctcAGGAGGTGGAGGCTACGAGGCCCCGGCCTGCGTACAGAATGCGATGATGACAAAAGACAAGAAGCCGTTCACCTACACCCCAGGCGGCATAGATCTCTCCCAGATCCGGTCGGAGCGCATGGCCAAACGGTTGGCGCGCAACGCCCAGTCGGAGGGTGCCACAGGAGCCGCCCAACAAAACAGACCCGCCCAGCCACAATCGCCAGGGGGAGCCCCCAATGCGGCCAACGCGATGGGCGCAGCTGCCATGGGGATGCCTTTCCAggtgctgccgccgccgccaccgccaccgcaaCCACAGACACAGGGTAAGAACGGCTCTCAATttggtgccgctgctgctgctgcacccccaccaccacccccccaaCAACCCAGCACACTAGCGCCACCCACGGGCCGACTCAGTGCCCCAGGTTCGCCTGCCACGGCCCGCAAGTCTCCGACCCCGCAGCGCTTCGAGCCTCCCCCATTGGGCTTCCGTCCGGAAATCAAGATTCCGGCGAACCCAATGGCCGCTCTGCGAAAGGTCCCACCACCGGTGGAGAAGAACACATTCTGGAAGGATGAGTATGTCAAGGACCGCTCCAAGAGTCCCCTGCCAGAGACtaccagcaccaccagcaaccAAAATGGAGACTACAATGGCAGCAATGGAAGCAATTACAACAACTCAGACGCTGTCGATG GTCCAAAATCGTttgacaacagcagcaacaacaactgcaacagctATAGCCCCTACACACCCACTCAGCCACAGCAACCCAAGACCCCAcccatgcaacagcagcagcagcaacagcaagcgtatcagcagcagcagtatccTACGCCGCCTGCCACTCCGCTGCAGtatcagcaggagcagcagtcgCCGCGTCAGGAGTTCCGCAGTGTGGCCATGCCCACATCGCCAGCTGTCAGCGTCTACACACGTCAGACGGAAAGTCCTCGCTCTCCCTTCGAGCGTCAGACGGAGAGTCCCCGCTCGCCCTTTGAGCAGCAACGATCACCAGCAGCCAACTCTCCCCTGGCTAATGcaccgcaacaacaacagcagcaacagcagcagcaacagcagcagcaacaacagcagcaacagcagcagcaacaggcagccCAATCCGTGCCGTGGCGTACACAGCGTGCTCAGCCTgccccacagcagcagcaggccccaCAGCATCCACAGCCCATCTACAACAatgtacagcagcagcagcagcagcagcagcaacagcaacagcaacagcaacagcaacagcaacaaagatCTCGCGATGTCTTCAGCCCAGGACGGATTGAGACATCAGCAGCAACCAATTTCAATGCACAGCCGCTGCAGCAACAGAACTTTGGCCAGCAACAAACACAATATCCAGGAGCAGCAAAGCCG ACCAACGTTGGATCGCTCTACATTGCTCCCCTGGCTCAGCCCACAGAGCCCCAGGCACAGCGCATTCtgctccagcaacagcagcaaacaccGTCCCGCGACTCGCCCATGCGTCAGttgccacaacagcagcaacagcaactacaacagcagcagcagcagcaaccacagcAACCGCAGAGCAACCAACCGCTGCGTTGGCTCAGCTCTCAGCCAGCAAGCAAGGAACAGGCACCCTGGGCTCGTCCCGAGGAAAATGGCAATGTACTGCCCTCGACCTTGAGGCAGACCACGCCGgcgccccagtcccagccacagcagccgccACAGTCTCAGACATCTTTCTACCAGCCACAATTGGTACAAGGCAATGGCTATGGCCCCACTGCGGGTCCTGTTTCGGCTCCGTCTGCAGCAATCGGTCAGCAGAACTTTGGATCGCATCCTCAGGCAGGGGGACTGCGCTTGCAGATCAACTTGAACACGAAtggcagcaacaataataCCACTCAAAGCGGTCCAAGG GAGCGCATCATACCCATAACACTGGAGCAGACCCCAACCTATGCCGCTGCACAACCCAACTTTGGTG GTAACGGAGTCTTGGCCCAGAATCGCTTTACGCCCCAACGTTATG ATACACCCCAACAACAATCACAGCAATATGTGCCGCCCAGTGAACAGCAGGTGCCGGAACCGAAGAAATATACCGGCAGTGCTATACCCAGTCGATCATTCAAAATCCTACAGGCAATGACAACACCCGAAAATGCCG AACATAAAATTCACACCGAGCTGGACTCGGATTTGGAAAATGTTGAATTGAACGAAATcccaaataataataactataatcaaaatactgaaaatactgaaaatactcaaaataataatcataatcagCATAACAATGAGATTAACAGTAAAACCAATAAACGTCACAGTTACACATCAtccacacccacccccacacccaccacaGACCACACCCAGGCCACATATTCATCCAATTCATCCCTCAGCTCAGCCGACAGCTCGTGTCCCCCGCGCTCTCAGTCAGTGCCTCCACACTATCCCTATGCCTATGGCTATCCGTATCCCTGGTATATGCCACCGCCCCCTGGAGACGCAGCTCCAATGGCCCCATCCCATTGGCCGTATCCTTATCCCTAtcccccaccaccgccgccgccgcatcATGCGGTGGAGGGAAAGCCAGCCGATGTATATCCGCCCTACTCGTACTACTATCCGTACCCGTATCCGCCCACAATGCCGCCCTACGGACAGCCACCAAGTGGCGGCGATGCTCAGCCTCCGGCTGGGTATCCACCGTTCCATGCCATGCCTCCCTACGGTCATCCGTATCCCTACCCAGTAGCCCCCAGCTACAGTCAGAGCTCCAACGATGAGAGTCGCGCCAGCAGCGTGCTCCCGGACATCATCATCACGCCCAGCACCGATGACATGCCCTCACAGGTGATCATGCAGCATCACATCAAGGTGGAGCCTCGCGATTCGCCCAAGCGGGCCCACTCTGTGGAGATCGAGGAGCTGGTGAGCAGGCCCAAGACCCGGAATATCTGCACCAGCAAGCACGAGGTCATCGATATGCTCAGCCAGCGTCTGGCCAACATTAACAAGATTGCCGGCGGCAACACCCATGCGAATCTCTCCAAGCAGCTCCAGAAGGACTATGCGGGCGAGCAGTCCAAGGAACTCGGAGCGAGATCTCCCAGCGAGAACGCTTCGATAGATGACAGCGATTCTGAGGAAGAGACCAGCGATgatgaggacgaggaggaggatacTCCAAAGCACGCAAGTCGACCAGCTCCTTTGCAGGCAATCAAGTCAGTGACCAACGTGCAGGTCTACAAAGGCAAAGCATTGGATCAGCATTTGGACTCGGAGAGCAGCGATaatgaggatgatgatgatgaggatgaggatgtgACCACAGCGGATGAGATGTTTGACGAAGAAGAACAGGTCGAGGAAGAGCAGGAGGCTCTCATTGAAGAAATCGATGATGATTATGTGGTCGAAGAAGACCTGAGCGTCATATACGAGGAGGAAAGTGAGCTGGAACGCAGTAGTGAATATGCCAAGACTGTCATCCGAAGGGACGATTCCAGGTCTACCCTTGTGGACGACATAGAGAAGCAAATAGAGGATAAcgacaatgatgatgatgacgagtCCAACTCGGTAACCGTTCGCCTGCCGTTGCGTTTCTCCTTCAGTCGCAGCTCCAACGATGAGAAAATAGCCACCGTCCAGGTTGGCAATACCACCCAAATCGAAGAGAAGCGCCAGAGCATCGTCAATAGTGCGGAGAGCAAGCGCAGCTCCTTCAGTGTGGCAAAAGTAGAGAGCGCagatgaggacgaggacgacgactgTGAGGTGAGTGTAACCATAAGTCTGTCCAACTCATCGCGCTCCAACTCGGTGGAAAAGTACAGACCTACAGAGGCCTATTCCGTTGAAGAGATGGCCACACCTCTCAAGGGCAGCAAGGAAGACGTATCCGCCTCTTTCTCCCTGGGCATGCGCAACAAGCTCTTGGGCGAGACCATAGCCAACGATGTGACCAACAACATATCTCGGGCCAAAGCAGAGCCTGAACCGCAAGCCAAAACTGTCGAAGAGACTGTCAATGCTCCAACGGAGGACTTTGACTTCTTTGCCACGTTGATGGCCACAAAAATGCAGGCACAGAAAATGATGGAACAGTCCAAAAACTTCTGGAAAACCACCAACACAGAACCAGCCCCATTAGAGCCGAAAGTAAAGGCTACCGACACTCCCCAACTAAGGGCCAAGGAGAACAGCGCCGAACCCAAGCCAGCCAGGCCCAAATCGGCTGATATGTCTAAGGCACAGGCTTCCTTGGAGGCAGCGAAGAACAGCTTCTGGTCCACATTCGCGACAGCTTCTCAAGAGCAGGAACAACCAGCCCCGCCAATGGAGAATCAAGAAGGGATGGATTTCTGGGGGAGTATAgacaagaaaaagaaaattgagTCGGGAGAAAAACAGTGgacaaaaaataagaaaactgTTACCTATACTCCCCTAAAGAAGGAGACGGCGACAAGAGTGGAGCACTGGACAACAACACTGCGGGCTCACGTGGAATCCATGCCATTGGCCCAAAAAGCTGAGGTTCATTTTGTGGTGGAAGAAAAGCCCATGGAAATCGAGAAGACAAaagagcaggaacagaacgAGGACTTCTCGGCTTCGGAAGATCAGTCAAGGGCCGCCTACAAAGAAGACTTGGAGAATGAACTTACATTTGAGGCTGAGATGGATAACTGGAATGGCCAACAGGATGAGCAGCAGGATGAGGAGGACGCGGACTTCTGGGCCGACAACAAGTCTACAGCGAGCAGCAACGAGGACGAGAAGGCCTCGGGACGCTTTGCTTACGATCCCACGAAATACCCCGAGGAGCCCCGAGAGGTGGACACTGACGAAGAAATTGATTTCTGGGCCGAGATCGAGGCGAAGAGGAAgccagacgacgacgatgatgtgACCTTCCACAGGTCGGCCACCTTCTGGGCCCGAAAAGAGCGTCAGAATTCTGTGGAGGAAACCCCATACAAGCCGGTGGAAATCAAAGCCTTCAGAGCCAAGCTGCCCGATGAGCCTGCCGTGGCAATCGATGTGTGGGCCACACTGGAGGCAGCACGTggcacagagccagagattGTCGATCCCGTTGTGGAGGAGGAAAAGGTTCTCGCCGAGCAATACGAGGAGCTGCACCACGACACTCCTGAGGAAGAGGAAAAGGAGGAAACACAGGACCAACCCGTGGACGAGGTGCCCGAGAGCAATCTCCATATGGTAGATACCATGTCGCTAGCCTCCATGCACGAGCCGGCCACAGTCTATACCTGGGCTGCACCGCTGGAGGAAAGCTATGAGGATGTTggggagcccgacttctgggcCGACATCGAAGAGGATCGCGCCAAGAAGGAGCAGGGCGAGGAAGTCGAGCAGAAGCGACACAACTACCGGAAGGCCATGGCCTTCTTCAACACATCCATCGATGGCCAGCAGTCGCCACCGCAGCCCAGTACCAGTCCAACACCCAATCGCCACAGCGTTATCCTGGAGGCTGAGGAGTCCCAAGACCTCGACCTGGGTCCACCGGGAGAATACGAGATTGTAGGCGAGGATGGGGCGATTATGGAGGAGCATAAGCCCCAGACCGCTGAGGCAGACGAAGAGGAGCGTGGAGCTCCCACTCCGACCAACTTTGAGCCACACCTTCCAGAGTTGTATGtcgagcccgagccagagaTGAAGCGCTTGGCCAATGGACTGCCCGACCTGGACGTGGATAAGTTCAGTGAGGCGCCCAAAATCTCAGTGCGCGACCGCATCAGCGCCTTTGAGGTTAGTTCCGATCAAGATGCACCCAGCTCCAAGGCATTGACCATTCAGTCGCTATCCGTGGACAGTGGTCATGGAAAGGGGACACTGtcccgcaacagcagcacgcAACGCTCCGAGTCGGAGATCGAGGAGGATGACTCGGGCGTCACGGATATGAATCGACAGCTGTCAGAGACGGACACCGAGTCCGAGAGCTTCCCGGAGCTGCGGAAGATGACCAGCTACCAGCGAGCCGCCACACATTCCAGACTCTTTAAGCTGCTGCAGGACGAGAATGACCTGCCCGAGGCAGCGGCCCAGGCTGATGAGTTCCAGCTGAAGCCCAGCCGGCGCAAGATCGTCCACAATGTGTCCATTACCCGGCGCCAGAATCCCAACGCACTGGGCGAGGCCGAGAGCATGACCCAGCGACGGGAGCGCCTCTCACTGCCGCTGCGCAAGAACACCAGCATCGATGCGGACAATCCCTCGACGCCCAACAGCCCGGCCTCCCCCATCATGGGGCCCTCGGCCAAGAACCAGCGCGTGGTCAGTGACAAGCTCGTCAACGAACTGGTCCAGAGCCTACTCCTCAAGAGCGACAGCACACATCTGCGCAATCTTCCCATGGAGCGGCTGCAGGCAGCCGCCAAGCGGGCCCTGGTCGAGGAGATGGACTCCGCCCAGGAGAACAGTTCGCTGGACAGCACGCCCGCACCCACGCCAAAGCAGGACAAGGAGTACGCCGACTACTACAACAGCTGGTGCGACGCCAGCGGCAGTGGCGAGGAGGTTGTACCCTCGAAGGCCTTCCGAGCACTCCAGGATCCGCGCCGCAGCCCCTGGACGGTGCGCTGTCCGCGGGTGCTCAGCTCAAAGACCATCAACCGCGATTTGGCCAGGGTCACGGAATCGCCAGAGATCGCCAGCGGTCGCGGCAGTAAGAGTCCAGAGTGCTTCCGTCAGCAATCCCAGTCCAGGGAACGGTCGGTCAGCAGTTGGCGCAGGGTCTAA